Proteins from a genomic interval of Pecten maximus chromosome 13, xPecMax1.1, whole genome shotgun sequence:
- the LOC117341370 gene encoding putative deoxyribonuclease TATDN2 has translation MVVITSMLMGGFGEVCQDSAPLDIYRQLHHFQHTRESYYSHVPAPEVTNLREFQLEPINSVAALLHWKALLLIAARLDTEEREYWREMFPAPPGMLPQRQRPQAFDAHFHLDRTLHSMGLPPRASLHAIFNGTEVEEDKEVDVVGTYASFCDPDTYPSAERLLDLPRDMVVAVGLHPKTKFQSSREVDDCFRHLRKLVQQERVTAVGEVGLDHSVPMRDWHYIMVNLQKILPLVTTRHVLVLHCRGMSHDNGTEVYMLLLSLVRQGVSRDQRIYLHCFNGDRYVLDQWTTAFPNLYLGFTRLVTSFTPHQSEALRKVEEGRILLETDAPYFSVRGRPWSAPNQLYSVAESVAAVLQMTPERLLEITTANARRLFRQ, from the coding sequence ATGGTTGTTATCACGTCCATGCTCATGGGAGGATTTGGTGAAGTTTGTCAAGATTCAGCGCCTCTTGACATCTACAGACAACTCCATCATTTCCAGCACACAAGAGAAAGCTATTATAGCCATGTGCCAGCACCTGAAGTTACCAATCTAAGGGAGTTTCAGTTGGAGCCCATCAACTCTGTTGCAGCACTGCTTCACTGGAAGGCCTTGTTGTTAATAGCAGCAAGGTTGGACACAGAGGAGAGGGAATACTGGAGGGAAATGTTTCCAGCACCACCAGGAATGCTGCCCCAGCGACAGAGGCCTCAGGCGTTCGATGCGCACTTTCATCTTGACAGGACACTGCACTCCATGGGTTTACCTCCACGTGCCAGTCTCCATGCCATTTTTAATGGCACGGAAGTGGAAGAAGACAAAGAGGTAGACGTGGTCGGGACCTACGCATCGTTCTGCGATCCAGATACCTATCCTAGTGCTGAGCGTCTTTTAGACCTGCCTAGGGATATGGTTGTCGCTGTGGGACTCCATCCGAAGACAAAGTTCCAGAGCTCCCGAGAGGTTGACGACTGTTTCCGTCACTTGCGGAAACTAGTCCAGCAGGAGAGGGTAACCGCAGTTGGAGAGGTTGGACTGGATCATAGTGTGCCGATGAGAGACTGGCATTACATAATGGTGAACTTGCAAAAGATCCTACCCTTAGTGACGACCCGGCATGTGCTCGTGCTTCACTGCCGTGGTATGAGCCATGACAACGGGACTGAGGTTTACATGTTGCTATTGAGTCTCGTGAGACAGGGAGTGTCGCGGGACCAGAGGATATATCTTCATTGTTTCAATGGAGATAGGTATGTCCTGGACCAATGGACTACGGCATTCCCAAACCTCTACTTGGGATTCACCAGGCTTGTGACCTCATTCACTCCACATCAGTCGGAGGCACTTAGGAAAGTGGAAGAGGGACGGATATTGCTGGAGACCGATGCCCCGTACTTTTCAGTTCGGGGGAGACCATGGTCAGCACCAAACCAGCTATACTCCGTAGCAGAATCTGTGGCAGCTGTACTCCAGATGACCCCAGAGCGACTCCTGGAGATCACCACAGCCAACGCCAGGAGACTATTCCGCCAGTAG